The DNA sequence AACAAGGCGTCTTATTAAGGGGAAATAACTCCTCCTGCCTTGGCTGAAGCTTACAGTATTGTAATGACGCTTGTGAGTATGGATCATTTAATCGCTGGGACGTACCTTCAGTACTCATGTTACTTTATGCTATTTTATGAACTGACGTGGGGACGTTGCGTGCGATTCTTAGCTATCTGGGCGAGAGACGTATGGGCACAGACTATGAGGAGATGCCTGAGGAGGTGAAACATGAGGAGACGTGAGAGGGAGACGTTAGAAGGAGACATGAGAGAGAGATGCGAGGAGGAGACGTGAGGGGTAAACATGACCAGGAAACGTGAGAGGGAGACGTGAGAAGAAGACGTGAGGGAGAGTAGAAGGGGTGAGGGGGAAACATAAGTAGTGGACGTAAGACGGAGACGTGAGGTGTGGACTTGAGAGGGAGACGTAGGTAGTGGATGTTTGAAAGAGACGTAAGACGGAGACGTGAGGTGTGGACTTGAGAGGGAGACGTAGGTAGTGGATGTTTGAAAGAGACGTAAGACGGAGACGTGAGGTGTGGACTTGAGAGGGAGACGTAGGTAGTGGATGTTTGAAAGAGACGTAAGATGGAGACGTGAGGTGTGGACTTGAGAGGGAGACGTAGGTAGTGGATGTTTGAAAGAGACGTAAGATGGAGACATGAGGTGTGGACGTAAAACAGAGACGTCGGGTGTGGACGTGAGAGGGAGACGTGGGGTGTGGACGTGAGAGGCAGACGTAAGTACTGGACATTTGAAAGAGACGTGAGAAGAGAGACGTAAGCGGGAGACTTGAAGGGAAGACATGAGAAGAGACTTTAGGGGAGACGTGAGGGAAGACATGAAGGGAAGACGTGAGGGAGAGAtcctctctgtctctcccttTCCCTCTTTCCAATACTCTCTCCCTACCCCCTAACCGCTTCCCTATCCTTCCCCtttctccctttctctctccctTCCTCTGCCCCCTTTCTATCGTGCTCTTTCTCGTCCTTTCTTTCGTAATCTGTCCGCCTCCTTATTACCCGTGGCATCATGTCGATGTGAACTTCATTCCATGCACGTGTCCGCTCCCGTCTACTCCAGGTACTTAACAGCCGTTCATGCATTACAATGCAGCTTTTAAAATCTAAGTTTGGTTCGACATGTAATTAGTTTCCAGTGAAGCACACGTATTCTGCAGAGCAGAAAATGCAAACCAGTCGTTTGTCCCGTATATGCACTGTGTGCACAAGTGCACGTGTCTGCTCATCATTGTGAGGCTATGCTGGTTTGACCAGCTAGTGTTGCAGAACATGGAAATATTATATTAGAAAACGTAAATTAGCAAAACAAAAGGCTCATTTCTGATTATCAAATAACAGAGAATAAAGTAAACAAACATCAGTTTAATTGACAACTAATTGAAAACAGCACTACTGATTATCGTGTGCCATAGTGTGCTGTTGTACATCAGCTGTATCACTGCCACGTGGAATGTATGGCATGGTGTGCTTTGCATCAGCTGTATCACTGCCACGTGGAATGTATGGCACAGTGTGCTGTGCATCAGCTGTATCACTGCCACGTGGAATGTATGGCACAGTGTGCTGTGCATCAGCTGTATCACTGCCACGTGGAATGTATGGCACAGTGTGCTGTGCATCAGCTGTATCACTGCCACGTGGAATGTATGGCACAGTGTGCTGTGCATCAGCTGTATCACTGCCACGTGGAATGTATGGCACAGTGTGCTGTGCACCAGCTGTATCACTGCCACGTGGAATGTATGGCACAGTGTGCTGTGCACCAGCTGTATCACTGGCCCGTGGAATGTATGGCACAGTGTGCTGTGCATCAGCTGTATCATTGCCACGTGGAATGTATGGCACAGTGTGCTGTGCGTCGGCTGTATCACTGCTGGGGAGGGTCTCTCCAAACCTTTCAGGCAAGTACGGCgatagggggggggggggggggggtgtacATCCACACCCTCCAGGGAAGAACAGCGGTAGAGGAGTGTGCAGGAAAGTATCGCGGTGGACGGGTCTCTCCACGTCCTGCAGTGAAGTATTGCGGTGGAGGGGGTCTCTGTACACCCTGCAGGGAAGAATAGCAGTGGAGCGCCACTCATTATTGCCACGTGGTCTCTGTGACATAGTGTGCTGTACAGCGGCTGTATCATTGCTGGATCTTTCCACATCATGTAGGGAAGTACAGCGGTGGTGGGATGTCTCAACACCTTGCAGGAAAGTACAGCGGCAGAGGGGCATCTCCACATCCTGCAGGAAAGCACAGCGGCAGGGGGCATCTCCACATCCTGTAGGAAAGCACAGCGGCAGAGGGGCATATCCACATCCTGTAGGAAAGTACAGCGGCGGAGGGGTGTCTCAACACCTTGCAGGGAAGTACAGCGGCAGAGGGGCATCTCCACATCCTGTAGGAAAGCACAGCGGCAGAGGGGCATATCCACATCCTGTAGGAAAGTACAGCGGCAGAGGGGTGTCTCAACACCTTGCAGGAAAGTACAGCGGCAGAGGGGCATCTCCACATCCTGTAGGAAAGTACAGCGGCAGAGGGGTGTCTCAACACCTTGCAGGGAAGTACAGCGGCAGAGGGGCATCTCCACATCCTGCAGGAAAGCACATCGGCAGAGGGGCATCTCCACATCCTGTAGGAACGTACAGCGGTGGTGGGATGTCTCAACACCTTGCAGGGAAGTACAGCGGCAGAGGGGCATCTCCACATCCTGTAGGAAAGTACAGCGGCAGAGGGGCATATCCACATCCTGCAGGAAAGTACAGCGGTGGTGGAGTGTCTCAACACCTTGCAGGGAAGTACAGCGGCAGAGGGGCATCTCCACATCTTGTAGGAACGTACAGCGGTGGTGGGATGTCTCAACACCTTGCAGGGAAGTACAGCGGCAGAGGGGCATCTCCACATCCTGCAGGAACGTACAGCGGTGGTGGGATATCTTAACACCTTACAGGGAAGTACAGCGGCAGAGGGGCATCTCCACATCCTGCAGGAAAGTACAACGGTGGTGGAGTGTCTCAACACCTTGCAGGGAAGTACAGCGGCAGAGGGGCATCTCCACATCCTGCAGGAAAGTACAGCGGTGGTGGAGTGTCTCAACACCTTGCAGGGAAGTACAGCGGCAGAGGGGCATCTCCACATCCTGCAGGAACGTACACCGGTGGTGGGATATCTTAACACCTTACAGGGAAGTACAGCGGCAGAGGGGCATCTCCACATCCTGTAGGAAAGTACAGCGGTGGTGGGATGTCTCAACACCTTGCAGGGAAGTACAGCGGCAGAGGGGCATCTCCACATCCTGCAGGAAAGTACAGCGGTGGTGGAGTGTCTCAACACCTTGCAGGGAAGTACAGCGGCAGAGGGGCATCTCCACATCTTGTAGGAACGTACAGCGGTGGTGGGATGTCTCAACACCTTGCAGGGAAGTACAGCGGCAGAGGGGCATCTCCACATCTTGTAGGAACGTACAGCGGTGGTGGGATGTCTCAACACCTTGCAGGGAAGTACAGCGGCAGAGGGGCATCTCCACATCATGTAGGAACGTACAGCGGTGGTGGGATGTCTCAACACCTTGCAGGGAAGTACAGCGGCAGAGGGGCATCTCCACATCCTGTAGGAAAGTACAGCGGTGGTGGAGTGTCTCAACACCTTGCAGGGAAGTACAGCGGCAGAGGGGCATCTCCACATCCTGTAGGAACGTACAGCGGTGGTGGAGTGTCTCAACACCTTGCAGGGAAGTACAGCGGCAGAAGGGCATCTCCACATCTTGTAGGAACGTACAGCGGTGGTGGGGTGTCTCAACACCTTGCAGGGAAGTACAGCGGCAGAGGGACATCTCCACATCCTGCAGGAAAGTACAGCGGTGGTGGAGTGTCTCAACACCTTGCAGGGAAGTACAGCGGCAGAGGGGCATCTCCACATCCTGCAGGAAAGTACAGCGGTGGTGGGATGTCTCAACATCCTGCAGGGAAGTACAGCGGCAGAGGGGCATCTCCACATCCTGTTGGAACGTACAGCGGTGGTGGGATGTCTCAACACCTTTCAGGGAAGTACAGCGGCAGAGGGGCATCTCCACATCCTGCAGGAAAGTACAGCGGTGGTGGAGTGTCTCAACACCTTGCAGGGAAGTACAGCGGCAGAGGGGCATCTCCACATCCTGCAGGAACGTACAGCGGTGGTGGGATGTCTCAACACCTTGCAGGGAAGTACAGCGGCAGAGGGGCATCTCCACATCCTGCAGGAACGTACAGCGGTGGTGGAGTGTCTCAACACCTTGCAGGGAAGTACAGCGGCAGAGGGGCATCTCCACATCTTGTAGGAACGTACAGCCGTGGTGGGGGTGTCTCAACACCCTGCAGGGACGTCTAATGGTGGAGGGGTCTGTCCACACCCCGCAGAGCAGTATATCGTGGAAGGGCCACTCCTTACCCAGCAGGGACATACAGCGGTGGACGGTCTCTCCACACCCTGTAGGGTAGAATAGCGGTGGAGTGGCCACTCCATATCCTGCAGGGAAGTACAACGGTGGTGGGGCGCTTGtctttgctgcatttgtcactgACTGATCTTTGTATTCGATTTATCTGATACATCTCGGCGACATCCCAAAGTCGTAATAGTTTACAAGACGTGTTCCTTACAATACTTTCATCCTGTGGCGATGCAACTCTTTGTTGGGAGAATATGTACAACAGAAATTTGACATTTTGTCCGGGTGAACTACAGTGAGTGGTGATGAATCACTGGGGGGTGTAATGTTATCGAGCACAACAAACCTTGCTTCGAGGATGGGTTTAACCGAGTGGTACAATTGCTAATGTACAGAGTAAAAGCTTGTAAACAATGATCTACTAAAACTCATTTACGTGAAATTCAGCTATCCCTGAGGTACTACAGGCACACATATATCATGTTGGACTATGATTACAGTAttaaaaacacaacaaagaaaGCCCAGCTCAGGTCTTGTCGTGTTCACTGTCCCTGCAGCGATGGTGCCAGATGGTGTTGACAGAAGTACAGAAGTCCAGTGTAGTGTTGGTACCGTCCAGTATTGTAATGTTCCGGAGCTTGCATAAATTGGTTTCGAGTGTTCGCCCAACCCACTGAAcaaccgggttcgatttctctGCTTGATGTTtgccatcgtgatattgcttgcaTTGTCGATCATATACGGGTAAACTCCGTGTCCTCGGCTAGCTTTTTTTCTGTTCGTGTTTCATTCAGGAAAGAACAAAGCAGAAAACGTCCACAAGATTAAGGATCAGCATTAACTTTTCTCGAAGAGAAATCAATAACGATGCCTACGTTGGCCCCTGTGTTGGCAGGGTTCCTCAGACTAGCTGCCTGCTAACATGCTAGGTGTATCAAAGGTATCTGCTTTAATGGACCCTCAATTAACTTTGTAAAAGGAATACAATTCTTTGAAAATTCCTGGAAGCAGGAACCGATAAAAGATTAAAATATGTTCCCACCTCTATGTAGCCTTGGCGTTTACCTTACTTTATAGTTTAATGTGTATGTGGATGATAATCAGCACTAACTCCTATCTGGGTAATCAGCGTGGCCTCTGCAGATGTGCTCGCCAGACATGACCTTTACTTTAATTAACTCAGGTGCTTAACATCACCAGATAGAAGAAAGACTTTGTTCTTGTTATACAACTTGGACGTAAACCAAATATTAGCAGATTAAGTAGGGAACACTGCGCACCCCGGTAGATGTAACTGTGGACACCGCACATCCCGGCATGCATAACAGCGAACACCGTACACCCCGATAGATGTAACACCGAACACAGCCTACAGGATATATTTCTTGTGACTAATAGGAACAGCAAAATTGCGATTCAAagtatgaaaactgaaaaaaatgtaacAAGCAAAACCAAATGTTTTAATGATCGTAGTTGTAGGACGGTGCGTGACTGGACAGGGCTTGGGTGTAAGTCTTGTCGAGGATCCAGTCTCATTTATTCTGTGGGCCAGACGTGTCAGGGCGGGGGTAATTCGGCCGGATGATTGATGCGGCTGGCCTATCCTATTCGGTTGCCATGATCTCTTTAAGCAATCCAGGCCAGTTAATTTTGCCGATCAGCGGGCTTTATTGTCCATTTTTCATTTCAAGGTTTAATGGTTTCGAAAAACGTTCAGCAGTACAAGCAGCTAACGTCCGTTGGTTATATCTACgacatgaaacattaacattacaGCCTGCCCCCAAGAccgagtcatcacataaccctctatatatcAAAAACAGAGAATATGATATCTAAGTCTACCTTCCACATcttctatatatctgaaacagtcactacaaaaccccagtttacctcccacatcgagtcattACAAAACACTATATATATGTGAAAGTCACTACAATACCCCAGTTTACCTCCTACACTGTTTCATCACATAACcttctatatatctgaaacagtcactacaatgCCCAAGTTTACCTAacacatcgagtcatcacataaccctttatatatctgaaacagtcacggcAAAACACCAGTTTACCTCACCtaccacatcgagtcatcacataaccctctatatatctgaaacagtcactacaatgCCCAAGTTTACCTAACACATTGAGTCATCACAAAACCCTCTATATATCTaaaacagtcactacaaaaccccagtctacctcccacatcgagtcatcacataaccctctatatatctgaaacagtcactacaaaaccccagtttacctcccacattgagtcatcacataaccctctatatatctgaaacagtcactacaatacccaagtttacctcccacatcgagtcatcacataaccctctataCATCTGAAATAGACACGGCAAAACCCgagtttacctcccacatcgagtcatcacataacctttatatatctgaaacagtcacggcAAAACCCCATTTTACCTCACCTACCACATagagtcatcacataaccctctatatatctgaaacagtcaatTCAAATccccagtttacctcccacatcgagtcatcacataaccctctatataCCTGAGACAGTCACTACAATGccccagtttacctcccacatcgattcatcacataaccctctatatatcTGGAACAGTCACTACAGAACCCGAGTTTACCTCACACATCGAGTCACcacataaccctctatatatctgaaacagtcactacaataccccagtttacctccaacatcgagtcatcacataaccctctatatatctgaaacagtcacggcAAAACCCCAGTCTACCTCCAAAATCGAGTCATGACATAACCCTCTATATACCTGAAAGAGTCACTACAaaaccccagtttacctcccacatcgagtcatcacataactctctatatatctgaaacagtcacggcaaaaccccagtttacctcccacatcgagtcatcacataaccctctatatatctgaaaccgTCACTACAAAACCgcagtttacctcccacatcgagtcatcaaATAACCCTCtaaatatctgaaacagtcactgcaTAACCAgagtttacctcccacatcgagtcatcacataaccctctatataCCTGAGACAGTCACTACAATGccccagtttacctcccacatcgagtcatcacataaccctctatatatctggaacagtcactacaaaacccgagtttacctcccacatcgagtcaccacataaccctctatatatctgaaacagtcactgcaATGCCCCATTCAACCaaccacatcgagtcatcacataaccctttatatatctgaatcagtcactacaaaaccccagtttacctcccacatcgagtcatcacataaccctctatatatctgaaacagtcactgtAATACCCCAGTTTACatcccacatcgagtcatcacataaccctctaCATATCTGAGACAGTCACTACAAAACCCCAGTTTACCtaccacatcgagtcatcacctacccctttatatatctgaaaaagtcactacaaaaccccagttcacctcccacatcgagtcatcacataaccctttatatatctgaaacagtcactacaataccccagtttacctcccacatcgagtcatcaaataaccctctatatatctgaaacagtcactacataaccccagtttacctcccacatcgagtcatcacataaccctctatataCCTGAGACAGTCACTACAATGCACCAGTTcacctcccacatcgagtcatcacataaccctctatatatctggaacagtcactacaaaaccCGAGTTTACCTCCCATATCGAGTCACcacataaccctctatatatctgaaacagtcactacaatacCCCAGTTTACCTCCAACATCGAGTCATTacataaccctctatatatctgaaacagtcacggcaaaaccccagtttacctcccacatcgagtcatcacatagccctctatatatctgaaacagtcactacaataccccagtttacctcccacatcgagtcacCACATAACcctttatatatctgaaacagtcactacaacaccccagtttacctccaaaatcgagtcatcacataaccctctatatacctgaaacagtcactacaataacccagtttacctcccacatcgagtcacCACAAAACCCtccatatatctgaaacagtcacggcAAAACCCCTGTTTACCTCTTACATCGAGTCAAGACATAACcgtttatatatctgaaacagtcactacaaaatCCCAGTATACCTCCCAGATCGAGTCATCAGAAAACCCTCTAtaaatctgaaacagtcactacaaaaccccagtttacctcccacatcgagtcatcacataaccctctatatatctgaaacagtcacggcAAAACCCCtgtttacctcccacatcgagtcatcacataaccctctatatatctgaaaccgTCACTACAAAACCgcagtttacctcccacatcgagtcatcaaATAACCCTCtaaatatctgaaacagtcactgcaTAACCAGAGattacctcccacatcgagtcatcacataaccctctatataCCTGAGACAGTCACTACAATGCCCCAGTTTACatcccacatcgagtcatcacataaccctctatatatctggaacagtcactacaaaaccCGAGTTTACCTCCCATATCGAGTCACcacataaccctctatatatctgaaacagtcactgcaATGCCCCAGTCAACCtaccacatcgagtcatcacataaccctttatatatctgaaacagtcactacaaaaccccagtttacctcccacatcgagtcatcacataaccctctatatatctgaaacagtcactgtAATACCCCAGTTTACatcccacatcga is a window from the Haliotis asinina isolate JCU_RB_2024 chromosome 9, JCU_Hal_asi_v2, whole genome shotgun sequence genome containing:
- the LOC137297397 gene encoding uncharacterized protein: MSLLGKEWPFHDILLCGVWTDPSTIRRPCRVLRHPHHGCTFLQDVEMPLCRCTSLQGVETLHHRCTFLQDVEMPLCRCTSLQGVETSHHRCTFLQDVEMPLCRCTSLQGVETLHHRCTFLQDVEMPLCRCTSLKGVETSHHRCTFQQDVEMPLCRCTSLQDVETSHHRCTFLQDVEMPLCRCTSLQGVETLHHRCTFLQDVEMSLCRCTSLQGVETPHHRCTFLQDVEMPFCRCTSLQGVETLHHRCTFLQDVEMPLCRCTSLQGVETLHHRCTFLQDVEMPLCRCTSLQGVETSHHRCTFLHDVEMPLCRCTSLQGVETSHHRCTFLQDVEMPLCRCTSLQGVETSHHRCTFLQDVEMPLCRCTSLQGVETLHHRCTFLQDVEMPLCRCTSLQGVETSHHRCTFLQDVEMPLCRCTSL